One Setaria viridis chromosome 5, Setaria_viridis_v4.0, whole genome shotgun sequence genomic region harbors:
- the LOC117854932 gene encoding isocitrate dehydrogenase [NAD] catalytic subunit 5, mitochondrial, with protein MALRRLLQGSVLPRVTGRSFAPAVAPFSTEAGETVRATLFPGDGIGPEIAESVKQVFNVAGVPIEWEEHYVGTEVDPRTESFLTWESLESVRKNKVGLKGPMATPIGKGHRSLNLTLRKELGLYANVRPCNSLPGYKTRYDDVNLVTIRENTEGEYSGLEHQVVRGVVESLKIITRQASLRVAEYAFHYAKANGRERVSAIHKANIMRKTDGLFLKCCREVAEKYPEIQYEEVIIDNCCMTLVKNPGLFDVLVMPNLYGDIISDLCAGLIGGLGLTPSCNIGEGGICLAEAVHGSAPDIAGKNLANPTALMLSAVMMLRHLQFNDKADRIHNAILQTIADGKYRTADLGGKASTSEFTNAVCDYI; from the exons ATGGCGCTCCGGAGGCTGCTGCAGGGGAGCGTGCTGCCGCGGGTGACCGGCCGTTCCTTCGCCCCGGCCGTGGCGCCGTTCTCCACGGAGGCTGGGGAGACCGTCCGCGCCACGCTCTTCCCTGGCGACGGCATCGGGCCTGAGATCGCCGAGTCGGTCAAGCAG GTATTCAATGTTGCAGGTGTACCAATAGAATGGGAAGAACATTATGTTGGTACAGAAGTTGATCCCAGAACAGAGAGTTTCTTGACATGGGAAAGCCTGGAGTCGGTGCGTAAAAACAAAGTTGGTTTGAAAGGACCTATGGCTACACCTATTGGAAAGGGCCATCGATCTTTGAATCTTACATTAAGGAAAGAACTTGGGCTTTACGCCAATGTCAGACCTTGCAACAGCCTCCCAGGCTACAAGACCAGATACGATGATGTTAACCTTGTGACAATTCGTGAAAATACTGAAGGAGAGTATAGTGGTCTTGAGCATCAG GTTGTGAGAGGTGTTGTtgaaagtttgaaaatcatTACCCGCCAAGCTAGTTTGAGAGTGGCAGAGTATGCTTTCCATTATGCCAAGGCCAATGGCCGGGAAAGGGTCTCTGCGATCCACAAAGCCAATATTATGAGGAAGACGGATGGCCTTTTCCTGAAG TGTTGCCGTGAAGTGGCAGAGAAGTACCCTGAAATTCAATATGAGGAGGTCATCATCGACAATTGCTGTATGACG CTTGTGAAGAATCCTGGTCTTTTTGATGTATTAGTGATGCCGAATCTTTATGGTGACATTATTAGTGATCTATGTGCTGGTTTGATTGGAGGCTTGGGCCTAACACCCAG TTGCAATATTGGTGAAGGTGGCATTTGTCTGGCAGAAGCTGTTCATGGTTCTGCTCCTGATATTGCTGGCAAG AACCTTGCGAACCCGACTGCTCTTATGCTGAGTGCTGTCATGATGTTGCGCCACTTGCAATTCAATGACAAAGCGGACCGGATCCACAACGCCATCCTCCAGACCATCGCAGATGGGAAGTACAGAACTGCTGATCTTGGTGGAAAGGCATCTACATCAGAATTCACCAACGCAGTCTGCGATTACATCTGA
- the LOC117854935 gene encoding large ribosomal subunit protein eL30 produces the protein MVATKKSKKSTDNINNKLQLVMKSGKYTLGYKTVLRTLRNSKSKLVIIANNCPPLRKSEIEYYAMLAKVTVHHFHGNNVDLGTACGKYFRVCCLSIIDPGDSDIIKTTPGDQ, from the exons ATGGTGGCCACAAAGAAGTCG AAGAAGTCCACGgacaacatcaacaacaagcTGCAGCTTGTTATGAAGAGCGGCAAGTACACGCTCGGCTACAAGACCGTCCTCAGGACTCTCAGGAACTCCAAGT CGAAGCTGGTGATCATTGCTAACAACTGCCCTCCCTTAAGGAAGTCTGAAATTGAGTACTATGCTATGCTGGCTAAGGTCACTGTTCACCACTTCCATGGAA ACAATGTTGACCTGGGTACGGCCTGTGGTAAATACTTCCGTGTGTGCTGTCTCAGCATTATTGATCCAG GTGATTCTGATATCATCAAGACTACACCTGGTGACCAGTAA